A segment of the Nitrospinota bacterium genome:
CCTCACCAGCCGGCTGCTACGCTTCATCGCCGCAACGGGCCTGAGGCCCTCGCAGACGATCACGGGCAGGGTCAGGGAGAGTTTTACCGCAACGTAGATCCCGGGAATTATAAACATCAGGGATGCGAAGCCCGTGGCCACGGATATCAGAGCCTGCGCGAGGAGCGCCCAGGCGAACGTCGAGGCCGAGAGCCTGCTCACTGCTTCGCCCAGCCCCTCGGCGAACCCCCCTATCTCGTCGGCGGCCAGGCGAATCATCACGACCACCCAAAAGACGTTCCAGAGCGCAAGGAGGGCAGCTCCCATTAATGGAGGCCCGATACCCTTAAAAAGGCCCATATGATCGGCGCGCCACTGCCAGGCCTGAAAGAGGAAGAGCGGGAGGGCCATCAAGAGGCCGGCTGCAACGAAGCCTAGAACCCTACGGGCGTAGAGCGAGGCGGAGTCGGCCATGACCGCCCAGGCCCGGGCGGAAGCGAGGGAGCGGTAGCGGGCCTCGTCACGCGGGAGCTCGCCGTGGGGGGC
Coding sequences within it:
- a CDS encoding glycerophosphoryl diester phosphodiesterase membrane domain-containing protein; this translates as MRWTCLCGHTNPVEAKVCLACTAQRPGAPHGELPRDEARYRSLASARAWAVMADSASLYARRVLGFVAAGLLMALPLFLFQAWQWRADHMGLFKGIGPPLMGAALLALWNVFWVVVMIRLAADEIGGFAEGLGEAVSRLSASTFAWALLAQALISVATGFASLMFIIPGIYVAVKLSLTLPVIVCEGLRPVAAMKRSSRLVRGRFWSVLGAFFIMFLATVVGSIALGGSLWSVWGTWTTARTILHLWTGGSAMLVQALFGPFWAIIPTLFYVGLSSRHDALAPLPPKSGAYGTMPPVTGESG